The nucleotide sequence TAGAAAGATAAAGAGGGAAATTCTGATCCTAAGACTTGGGGAACTGAAGGCAGGTCCACCAGCAATATTAACTTTGCCTACCTGATTCTGATTGGTCCCCATTGACGgctgcctcatctttcgcctctcCTCCGCTTTCATCCTCTCCCTTTTCAGCTGCTCCAGAGTTGCCTGCTCCTTCAGACGCTCCTGCGGAAGTATCCCCCTCACACTCCGGCGTGCCATCTGCCTTCTGCTCAGCCTCTTCCTTCTCTCCCCCCTTCAGCTTCTTCCTGGTCATGTGGCCACGGAAACTCGCCTGGATTTTGGCGGCAGCTGCATTAGCCTCCTCGTCGTCCAGTGGGATATCGAGAATATCCTCCTCCTCATGCTTTGTGCAGGTTTCTTCCTTA is from Chiloscyllium plagiosum isolate BGI_BamShark_2017 unplaced genomic scaffold, ASM401019v2 scaf_14949, whole genome shotgun sequence and encodes:
- the nrgna gene encoding neurogranin (protein kinase C substrate, RC3) a → MKADKEETCTKHEEEDILDIPLDDEEANAAAAKIQASFRGHMTRKKLKGGEKEEAEQKADGTPECEGDTSAGASEGAGNSGAAEKGEDESGGEAKDEAAVNGDQSES